The Flavobacteriales bacterium genome segment TATATTCGTATCATCAATACAAAACACATGAAGTTTTTAACCACCCTTTCAATTGCCGCATTGCCTTTCCTAGGTATGGCGCAATCCATCGAGCCAGAAGTAATTGCCAGTGCTGGCGAGCATTTCGATAACGGTTCAGTTCAGCTTAGTTGGACACTTGGCGAGGTGATGATTGACACCTACGATAATGGAACAAACATTCTTACTCAAGGTTTTCATCAAACAAACCTGACAGTGACTTCCATTGAAGAAACATTGGCTGATATTCGATTGAACATGTA includes the following:
- a CDS encoding T9SS type A sorting domain-containing protein, coding for MKFLTTLSIAALPFLGMAQSIEPEVIASAGEHFDNGSVQLSWTLGEVMIDTYDNGTNILTQGFHQTNLTVTSIEETLADIRLNMYPNPTSELLNIELGNNESDINLQLFDMSGKLVHQAKIEAYQTKFVLPMNQVATGNYLVQMQSVDGKMNTTHKVIKAGVTQ